A single window of Colletes latitarsis isolate SP2378_abdomen chromosome 4, iyColLati1, whole genome shotgun sequence DNA harbors:
- the Sstn gene encoding stepping stone — MVMAGNESTSGSLTEDSMSTRLQWLRQRREALQEKLTQKNNELKNLCVEEAELTGILPPEIPLEAGESPPIFRRRVGTAFTYPQNLINKLKTNEVEESALELERQVQIGIVEAALGIINDPTESKAVRRKHRLVYQQSQRRLQELEARLNFIRQSRSKTHHSTPVQHSTVYNNQPHLYTNVKHRTKKPRPPLNGTANDANQKVTRSLLQEGGISLSPLGSEDKCNMYPSHGYDEQSLIPNSCNHNHVGAYCPTISEQRQNIKLIDHDHNDNQNIYILPDQYRTRTYSHGSGGSRSQNHYQENERIYRPLPNTYTEEERQIRCRQLQQQQLEEQTHNYQQYTEYKHLDNDVQRRSGLDYYERDFRTLHYMHIPEFPIYHKNNSQSQSLLRRDRDFGGSKNLRYADSPSETQLPSGYWMRHEDEIVWCTDDQSVSDRFGSLDRRKRNAVQHTVSIGTDIQPRYRTVSIGCNKNSPCVAPHQNASVHLLPLSEQSSTNNKMLLRTQSLGSVEKWHSNHLHELHDSKDTTDNVSRKGREKEWYETSLDSGASPGLDLGLVTSHKNIHYQSTLPTCSKTSNVINGENGKNNYIPPMNHRKTDVMTTETEQHLQPLLSTRYEQTRKKVLEIPAESKSSQETNEETIRLGSSQNCTIVQAGKYQPYREVTKPFEMSDFYKYSTKFRKRNETSGQNISNEAQDDSRGAHCTGTNADLHGESDPLNTLHNGSVASSVQKRIYQPVQRMTCQPYLASLR; from the exons ATGG TGATGGCAGGGAATGAAAGTACCTCTGGATCTTTGACAGAAGATTCAATGTCTACAAGATTGCAATGGCTTCGTCAACGTCGGGAAGCATTACAAGAAAAGTTAACTCAAAAAAATAACGAACTTAAGAACTTGTGTGTCGAAGAAGCAGAATTGACTGGTATTCTGCCACCAGAGATCCCATTAGAAGCTGGAGAAAGTCCACCAATATTTAGGAGAAGAGTCGGGACAGCATTTACATACCCACAGAATTTAATTAACAAACTAAAAACAAATGAAGTT GAGGAATCTGCCTTAGAATTAGAACGACAAGTTCAAATTGGTATAGTGGAAGCTGCTTTAGGAATCATAAATGATCCTACAGAGAGCAAGGCAGTACGTCGTAAACACAGATTAGTTTATCAACAAAGTCAGCGCAGACTTCAAGAATTAGAAGCACGGTTAAATTTTATACGACAAAGCCGCAGTAAAACGCATCACTCGACGCCAGTCCAACACTCTACAGTTTATAATAATCAGCCGCATTTATACACAAATGTAAAACATAGAACAAAGAAACCTCGGCCACCCTTGAATGGCACAG CAAATGACGCAAATCAAAAAGTCACAAGAAGCTTGCTTCAGGAGGGTGGAATAAGCTTAAGTCCATTAGGATCAGAGGATAAGTGTAATATGTATCCTAGCCACGGATACGATGAACAGTCGTTAATACCCAATTCTTGTAATCACAATCATGTCGGTGCTTATTGTCCCACGATATCTGAACAGCGACAAAATATCAAACTAATAGACCACGATCATAACGATAaccaaaatatttatatattacctGACCAATATCGTACGCGAACATATTCTCACGGAAGCGGTGGTTCGCGTAGTCAGAATCACTATCAAGAGAACGAGCGAATTTATCGTCCTCTACCAAATACATATACCGAGGAAGAACGACAAATACGATGTCGTCAACTTCAGCAACAACAGCTCGAAGAGCAGACTCATAATTATCAACAATATACCGAGTACAAACACTTGGATAATGATGTTCAACGAAGATCTGGCCTGGACTATTATGAAAGAGATTTTCGTACGCTACATTATATGCACATACCTGAATTCCCAATTTATCATAAAAATAACTCTCAATCGCAATCTTTGCTAAGACGGGATCGTGATTTCGGCGGAAGTAAAAATTTACGATACGCGGATTCACCAAGTGAAACGCAATTACCATCGGGTTATTGGATGCGACACGAAGATGAAATTGTCTGGTGTACGGATGATCAATCCGTTTCGGATAGATTTGGTAGCTTGGATCGAAGGAAGCGTAATGCAGTGCAACATACTGTTAGTATAGGCACTGATATACAACCGCGATATCGTACAGTATCCATAGGATGCAATAAAAATTCTCCCTGTGTCGCGCCTCATCAAAATGCTTCCGTCCATTTGCTTCCCTTGTCCGAACAATCATCGACGAACAATAAAATGTTACTTCGTACGCAATCGTTGGGCAGCGTGGAAAAATGGCATTCGAATCATCTGCACGAACTGCACGATAGCAAAGACACAACAGACAACGTTAGCCGCAAAGGAAGAGAGAAAGAATGGTACGAAACTTCTTTGGATTCAGGCGCAAGTCCTGGATTAGACCTTGGTTTGGTAACGTCGcataaaaatattcattatcAATCTACTCTTCCCACATGCTCCAAAACATCGAATGTTATCAATGGCGAAAAtgggaaaaataattatattcctCCGATGAATCATCGTAAGACTGACGTAATGACGACCGAAACTGAACAACATTTACAACCGTTGTTGTCAACTCGATATGAACAGACACGAAAAAAGGTGCTTGAAATTCCAGCGGAATCGAAGTCGTCTCAAGAAACAAACGAAGAGACAATTAGATTAGGATCATCCCAGAATTGCACAATCGTTCAGGCTGGAAAATATCAACCGTATAGAGAGGTCACAAAACCTTTCGAGATGTCGGACTTTTATAAATACTCTACCAAATTTCGTAAGAGAAACGAAACAAGTGGgcaaaatatttcaaacgaaGCACAGGATGATTCTCGAGGGGCGCATTGCACTGGAACAAACGCGGATCTACACGGGGAGTCCGATCCTTTGAATACTTTACATAATGGATCGGTTGCTAGTTCGGTTCAAAAAAGAATTTATCAGCCTGTTCAACGAATGACGTGTCAGCCGTACCTCGCGTCATTAAGATAA
- the LOC143340921 gene encoding putative E3 ubiquitin-protein ligase makorin-1 isoform X1: protein MADNWTRNVVCRYFKNGMCREGNNCRYRHSQGLRNDGSTNETVISSPVPPVNTVCRFFKHGICKFGSQCHFRHITETADNNSVNADSIDSSSPEQHASSTSTLTTIKNVKENTHVAEEWVKAAEFVPLSIASSSTANEASTASGISTSSSLPISYAQALSPSGQASSPSLEPLCLYAVTTGFCKKRNCTYLHGDICELCNRATLHPHNEELRKKHTNACVKQHEVDMELSFAIQRSREKSCGICFEIVMEKSSGEQRFGILPNCNHCFCLSCIRKWRKAKQFDNKIIRACPECRVSSDFVCPSMYWVDTKEEKEKLIINYKCALSTKDCKYFNNGRGKCPFGNKCFYLHALPDGTKTDVGPPVRQRRNADSDIGIFQRMILWNYIDERNESYTYDDYNDIPFYSDSEESDWSEFELSYD, encoded by the exons ATGGCCGACAATTGGACACGAAACGTCGTTTGCCG TTATTTCAAAAATGGTATGTGCCGCGAAGGAAATAATTGCAGGTATCGCCACAGTCAAGGATTAAGAAATGATGGAAGTACCAATGAAACAGTAATATCTTCACCTGTCCCACCTGTTAACACAGTTTGTCGCTTTTTTAAGCATGGGATTTGTAAATTTGGAAGTCAGTGCCATTTTCGTCATATTACTGAAACTGCTGATAATAATTCGGTGAATGCAGATTCAATAGATAGTTCTTCACCTGAGCAACATGCTTCAAGTACTTCAACTTTGACAACAATAAAAAATGT TAAAGAAAATACCCATGTAGCTGAAGAATGGGTAAAGGCAGCTGAATTTGTACCTTTATCCATTGCCAGTTCATCCACAGCAAATGAAGCATCTACTGCTTCAGGAATATCTACAAGCTCTTCGCTGCCAATATCTTATGCTCAAGCTTTAAGTCCATCTGGTCAGGCATCCAGTCCATCTTTAGAACCTTTATGTCTATATGCAGTAACAACAGGATTTTGTAAAAAACGTAATTGTACATATTTACATGGAGATATTTGTGAATTGTGCAATCGTGCTACACTTCATCCACATAATGAAGAACTTCGAAAAAAACATACAaat GCATGTGTCAAACAGCACGAAGTAGACATGGAACTTTCTTTTGCTATTCAACGTAGCAGAGAAAAGTCTTGTGGAATATGTTTTGAGATAGTAATGGAAAAGTCTTCTGGAGAACAGAGATTCGGTATTTTACCAAATTGCAATCATTGCTTTTGTCTAAGTTGTATTAGAAAATGGAGAAAAGCTAAACAATTTGACAATAAAATTATTAGAGCTTGTCCAGAATGCCGTGTCAGTTCTGACTTTGTATGTCCAAGTATGTATTGGGTAGACACAAAAGaagagaaagaaaaattaataataaactaCAAATGTGCATTAAG CACTAaagattgtaaatatttcaataacGGACGTGGTAAATGTCCTTTTGGCAATAAGTGCTTTTACCTACATGCACTGCCTGATGGTACTAAAACAGATGTTGGTCCACCTGTTCGTCAACGACGCAATGCTGATTCGGATATTGGTATTTTTCAG CGAATGATCTTGTGGAATTACATTGACGAGAGAAATGAGAGTTATACGTACGATGATTATAACGATATTCCCTTCTATTCGGATTCGGAAGAGTCTGATTGGTCTGAATTTGAACTTTCTTATGATTAA
- the LOC143340921 gene encoding putative E3 ubiquitin-protein ligase makorin-1 isoform X2, whose product MADNWTRNVVCRYRHSQGLRNDGSTNETVISSPVPPVNTVCRFFKHGICKFGSQCHFRHITETADNNSVNADSIDSSSPEQHASSTSTLTTIKNVKENTHVAEEWVKAAEFVPLSIASSSTANEASTASGISTSSSLPISYAQALSPSGQASSPSLEPLCLYAVTTGFCKKRNCTYLHGDICELCNRATLHPHNEELRKKHTNACVKQHEVDMELSFAIQRSREKSCGICFEIVMEKSSGEQRFGILPNCNHCFCLSCIRKWRKAKQFDNKIIRACPECRVSSDFVCPSMYWVDTKEEKEKLIINYKCALSTKDCKYFNNGRGKCPFGNKCFYLHALPDGTKTDVGPPVRQRRNADSDIGIFQRMILWNYIDERNESYTYDDYNDIPFYSDSEESDWSEFELSYD is encoded by the exons ATGGCCGACAATTGGACACGAAACGTCGTTTGCCG GTATCGCCACAGTCAAGGATTAAGAAATGATGGAAGTACCAATGAAACAGTAATATCTTCACCTGTCCCACCTGTTAACACAGTTTGTCGCTTTTTTAAGCATGGGATTTGTAAATTTGGAAGTCAGTGCCATTTTCGTCATATTACTGAAACTGCTGATAATAATTCGGTGAATGCAGATTCAATAGATAGTTCTTCACCTGAGCAACATGCTTCAAGTACTTCAACTTTGACAACAATAAAAAATGT TAAAGAAAATACCCATGTAGCTGAAGAATGGGTAAAGGCAGCTGAATTTGTACCTTTATCCATTGCCAGTTCATCCACAGCAAATGAAGCATCTACTGCTTCAGGAATATCTACAAGCTCTTCGCTGCCAATATCTTATGCTCAAGCTTTAAGTCCATCTGGTCAGGCATCCAGTCCATCTTTAGAACCTTTATGTCTATATGCAGTAACAACAGGATTTTGTAAAAAACGTAATTGTACATATTTACATGGAGATATTTGTGAATTGTGCAATCGTGCTACACTTCATCCACATAATGAAGAACTTCGAAAAAAACATACAaat GCATGTGTCAAACAGCACGAAGTAGACATGGAACTTTCTTTTGCTATTCAACGTAGCAGAGAAAAGTCTTGTGGAATATGTTTTGAGATAGTAATGGAAAAGTCTTCTGGAGAACAGAGATTCGGTATTTTACCAAATTGCAATCATTGCTTTTGTCTAAGTTGTATTAGAAAATGGAGAAAAGCTAAACAATTTGACAATAAAATTATTAGAGCTTGTCCAGAATGCCGTGTCAGTTCTGACTTTGTATGTCCAAGTATGTATTGGGTAGACACAAAAGaagagaaagaaaaattaataataaactaCAAATGTGCATTAAG CACTAaagattgtaaatatttcaataacGGACGTGGTAAATGTCCTTTTGGCAATAAGTGCTTTTACCTACATGCACTGCCTGATGGTACTAAAACAGATGTTGGTCCACCTGTTCGTCAACGACGCAATGCTGATTCGGATATTGGTATTTTTCAG CGAATGATCTTGTGGAATTACATTGACGAGAGAAATGAGAGTTATACGTACGATGATTATAACGATATTCCCTTCTATTCGGATTCGGAAGAGTCTGATTGGTCTGAATTTGAACTTTCTTATGATTAA